In Betta splendens chromosome 19, fBetSpl5.4, whole genome shotgun sequence, the following proteins share a genomic window:
- the LOC114846394 gene encoding NACHT, LRR and PYD domains-containing protein 12-like isoform X2, translated as MSVCVEEEDGADSPGSRCVTMKNDWSRCEPPSFSPEPGASDTKLSGCLLSEEACVSLASALSSNPSHLRELDLSYNHPGDSGVELLSAGVKDPHWRLDTLRVQNQRRRAEPPGPSCLSMKSEWSKHEPLTFSNEPGASDTKPHQRQRSAGPGPGPSCVSFKSDWSKDGDFIDFKDQPVSESQVDQQRSEVPSAQSVQQHQTNMDSIFMLLEENIVTFVKKELKKIQKVLSPDYPECLESQREDEEELDGEDEEQRRSSRDAFLKITVNFLRRMKQEELADCLQDLMVPVPEPHPITYYQQMLQSNLQDQFVCVKPGWSEVDQCLDDIYTELYITAGPDSHINTQHEVQQLETTQQKQRSAEEPVKPSDLFKHPPGKYTRIRTVLTNGIAGIGKTVLVNKFVLDWTQQRSNQDVHLIFPFTFRRLNPLKGQKFSLSELIHECIPETESISLEALNYIFTHLQSSGNSNYDKSSFKLLFVFDGLDESRLQLDCSTSEKETGQRDVTESTSVDELLTNLIRGKVLRSARIWITTRPAAANQIHGDFVEVVTEVRGFTDPQKEEYFRKRFTDEEQSNTIMSHIKTARSLHIMCHIPVFCWITATVLEDLLETREGGELPKTLTEMYAEFLGFQMDQTKDKYGPEQSSNYIKSLAKLAFKQLQKGNLIFYEEDLKESGIDVSGASVCSGVFTEIFKQERGRKAKDKMFSFVHLSVQEFLAAVHMMLCYTNGKMEELEEFLRKDWDEDDHDDHDGDDDDSSLDVVLRRNMFKSLYSPSGHLDLFVRFLHGLCLESNQRILGGLLGHTEIGPETIQTIINKLKKVNSDRISPDRSINIFHCLMEMNDHSVHQQIQEFLKSENRSEKELSLIQCSALAYMLQMSEEVLDELDLNQYKTSEEGRQRLIPAVRNCRKAQLSGCGLTETHCEVVASALKSNPSHVTHLDLSNNDLQHSVKVLCAGLKSLHCRLETLRLSGCLLSEEACVSLASALSSNPSHLRELDLSYNHPGDSGVELLSAGVKDPHWRLDTLRVEPGGVRWLTPGLSKYFCQLTIDTNTVNRKLQLSDNNRKVTCVWEYQSYPDHPDRFDRCPQLLCSNGLTGRCYWEVEWRGGGHISVSYRGIRRKGNSYDCWFGFNDQSWSLFCCDKGYCVNHNNIRTSISSSVSERVSVYVDCPAGSLSFYRVSSDKLIHLHTFNTTFTEPLYPGFGFLYPGSSVSLCEL; from the exons agtccagaaccagagacgaagagccgaacctccaggacccagctgtctgtctatgaagagtgaaTGGTCCAAACATGAGCCTCTGACcttcagtaatgaacctggagcctctgacacaaa GCCCCATCAGAGACAaagatctgctggacctggacctggacccagctgtgtgtccttcaagagcgactGGTCAAAGGATGGTGATTTTATTGATttcaaagaccaacctgtatcagagtcaca agtggaccagcagagatCAGaagttcccagtgctcagtctgtccagcagcaccaaacaaacatggactccatatttatg ctgctggaggaaaacattgtcacgtttgtgaagaaagagctgaagaagatccagaaggttctaAGTCCAGATTatccagaatgcttagagagtcagagggaggacgaggaggagttggatggtgaggatgaagagcagaggaggagcagcagagacgcgtttctgaagatcacagtgaacttcctgaggaggatgaagcaggaggagctggctgactgtctgcagg atctgatggttccagtaccagagccacaccccatcacatattaccagcagatgcttcaatcaaacctccaagaccagtttgtgtgtgtgaaaccaggctggtcagaagtcgaccaatgtctggatgacatctacacagagttgtacatcacagctgggccggattcacacatcaacacacagcatgaggtccaacagcttgagacgacacagcagaagcaaagatcagcagaggagccagtgaagcccagtgacctgttcaaacatccccctggtaaatacacacgcatcagaacagtgttgaccaatggaatcgctgggattggaaaaacagtccttgtgaacaagtttgtgttggactggacccaacaaaggtccaatcaagacgtgcatctgattttccccttcaccttccgtcgtctgaatccactgaagggacagaagttcagtttgtcagagctcattcatgaatgtatcccagaaactgagtccatcagcctggaggctctgaattacatctttacacatctacagtcatcaggaaacagcaactatgacaagagcagcttcaaacttctgtttgtgtttgatggactggacgagagtcgcctccaactggactgtagcaccagtgagaaggagacgggtcaacgtgacgtcacagagtccacctcagtggatgagctgctgacaaacctcatcagaggaaaagtactacgctctgctcgcatctggatcaccacacgacctgcagcagccaatcagattcatggagactttgttgaggtggtgacggaggtcagagggttcactgacccacagaaggaggagtacttcaggaagagattcacagatgaggagcagagcaacacaatcatgtcccacatcaagacggcacgaagcctccacatcatgtgccacatcccagtcttctgctggatcactgctacggttctggaggatctgctggaaaccagagagggaggagagctgcccaagaccctgacggagatgtacgcagagttcctggggtttcagatggatcagactaaagacaagtacggaccagaacagagcagcaactacatcaagtcattggctaaactggcttttaagcagctgcaaaagggaaacttgatcttctatgaggaagatctgaaagagagcggcattgatgtcagtggagcctcagtgtgttcaggagtgttcacagagatctttaaacaggagcgagggaggaaagccaaggacaagatgttcagctttgttcatctgagcgttcaggagtttctggctgctgttcacatgatgctctgttacaccaacgggaagatggaggaactggaggagtttctgaGGAAAGATTGGGATGAAGATGATCACGATGAtcatgatggtgatgatgatgattcatctctggatgttgtcctgagaagaaacatgtttaaatccctctacagtccaagtggccacctggacctgtttgttcgcttccttcatggcctctgtctggagtccaaccagagaatcttaggaggtttgctgggtcacacagagatcggtccagaaaccatccagacaatTATcaacaagctgaagaaggtgaacagtgatagaatctctccagacagaagcatcaacatcttccactgtctgatggagatgaacgatcactcagtccatcagcagatccaagagttcctgaagtccgagaacagatcagagaaggaactctccttgatccagtgttcagctctggcctacatgctgcagatgtcagaggaggttctggatgagttggacctgaaccagtacaaaacatcagaggagggacgacagagactgatcccagctgtgaggaactgcagaaaggctca actttctggctgtggactcacagagactcactgtgaagttgtggcctcagctctgaagtccaacccgtcacatgtgacacatctggacctgagtaacaacgacctgcagcactcagtgaaggttctgtgtgctggactgaagagtcttcactgtcgactggagactctgag gctgtcaggctgtctgctctcagaggaagcttgtgtctctctggcctcagctctgagctccaacccctcccatctgagagagctggacctgagctacaatcatccaggagactcaggagtggagctgctctctgctggagtcaaggatccacactggagacttgacactctcag ggtggagcctggtggagtccgatggttgacaccaggtctgagcaagt atttctgtcaactcaccatcgacacaaacacagtgaacaggaaactacagctgtctgacaacaacaggaaggtgacatgtGTGTGGGAgtatcagtcatatcctgatcatccagacagatttgatcgttgtcctcagctgctttgtagtaatggtctgactggtcgctgttactgggaggttgagtggagaggaggaggtcatatatcagtgagttacagaggaatcagaaggaaaggaaacagttatgactgttggtttggatttaatgatcagtcctggagtctgttcTGCTGTGATAAGGGTTACTGTGTCAATCACAATAACATAAGAACATCCAtatcctcctctgtgtctgaacgagtatcagtgtatgtggactgtcctgctggttctctgtccttctacagagtctcctctgacaaactgatccaccttcacaccttcaacaccacattcactgaacctctttatcctgggtttgggttcttgtatcctggttcctcagtgtctctgtgtgagctCTGA
- the LOC114846394 gene encoding NACHT, LRR and PYD domains-containing protein 12-like isoform X1, whose protein sequence is MSVCVEEEDGADSPGSRCVTMKNDWSRCEPPSFSPEPGASDTKLSGCLLSEEACVSLASALSSNPSHLRELDLSYNHPGDSGVELLSAGVKDPHWRLDTLRVQNQRRRAEPPGPSCLSMKSEWSKHEPLTFSNEPGASDTKPHQRQRSAGPGPGPSCVSFKSDWSKDGDFIDFKDQPVSESQVDQQRSEVPSAQSVQQHQTNMDSIFMLLEENIVTFVKKELKKIQKVLSPDYPECLESQREDEEELDGEDEEQRRSSRDAFLKITVNFLRRMKQEELADCLQDLMVPVPEPHPITYYQQMLQSNLQDQFVCVKPGWSEVDQCLDDIYTELYITAGPDSHINTQHEVQQLETTQQKQRSAEEPVKPSDLFKHPPGKYTRIRTVLTNGIAGIGKTVLVNKFVLDWTQQRSNQDVHLIFPFTFRRLNPLKGQKFSLSELIHECIPETESISLEALNYIFTHLQSSGNSNYDKSSFKLLFVFDGLDESRLQLDCSTSEKETGQRDVTESTSVDELLTNLIRGKVLRSARIWITTRPAAANQIHGDFVEVVTEVRGFTDPQKEEYFRKRFTDEEQSNTIMSHIKTARSLHIMCHIPVFCWITATVLEDLLETREGGELPKTLTEMYAEFLGFQMDQTKDKYGPEQSSNYIKSLAKLAFKQLQKGNLIFYEEDLKESGIDVSGASVCSGVFTEIFKQERGRKAKDKMFSFVHLSVQEFLAAVHMMLCYTNGKMEELEEFLRKDWDEDDHDDHDGDDDDSSLDVVLRRNMFKSLYSPSGHLDLFVRFLHGLCLESNQRILGGLLGHTEIGPETIQTIINKLKKVNSDRISPDRSINIFHCLMEMNDHSVHQQIQEFLKSENRSEKELSLIQCSALAYMLQMSEEVLDELDLNQYKTSEEGRQRLIPAVRNCRKAQLSGCGLTETHCEVVASALKSNPSHVTHLDLSNNDLQHSVKVLCAGLKSLHCRLETLRLSVCDLSERSCEALYSVLSSQSSSLRELDLSNNDLQDSGVKLLSVGLKSPHCRLETLRLSGCLLSEEACVSLASALSSNPSHLRELDLSYNHPGDSGVELLSAGVKDPHWRLDTLRVEPGGVRWLTPGLSKYFCQLTIDTNTVNRKLQLSDNNRKVTCVWEYQSYPDHPDRFDRCPQLLCSNGLTGRCYWEVEWRGGGHISVSYRGIRRKGNSYDCWFGFNDQSWSLFCCDKGYCVNHNNIRTSISSSVSERVSVYVDCPAGSLSFYRVSSDKLIHLHTFNTTFTEPLYPGFGFLYPGSSVSLCEL, encoded by the exons agtccagaaccagagacgaagagccgaacctccaggacccagctgtctgtctatgaagagtgaaTGGTCCAAACATGAGCCTCTGACcttcagtaatgaacctggagcctctgacacaaa GCCCCATCAGAGACAaagatctgctggacctggacctggacccagctgtgtgtccttcaagagcgactGGTCAAAGGATGGTGATTTTATTGATttcaaagaccaacctgtatcagagtcaca agtggaccagcagagatCAGaagttcccagtgctcagtctgtccagcagcaccaaacaaacatggactccatatttatg ctgctggaggaaaacattgtcacgtttgtgaagaaagagctgaagaagatccagaaggttctaAGTCCAGATTatccagaatgcttagagagtcagagggaggacgaggaggagttggatggtgaggatgaagagcagaggaggagcagcagagacgcgtttctgaagatcacagtgaacttcctgaggaggatgaagcaggaggagctggctgactgtctgcagg atctgatggttccagtaccagagccacaccccatcacatattaccagcagatgcttcaatcaaacctccaagaccagtttgtgtgtgtgaaaccaggctggtcagaagtcgaccaatgtctggatgacatctacacagagttgtacatcacagctgggccggattcacacatcaacacacagcatgaggtccaacagcttgagacgacacagcagaagcaaagatcagcagaggagccagtgaagcccagtgacctgttcaaacatccccctggtaaatacacacgcatcagaacagtgttgaccaatggaatcgctgggattggaaaaacagtccttgtgaacaagtttgtgttggactggacccaacaaaggtccaatcaagacgtgcatctgattttccccttcaccttccgtcgtctgaatccactgaagggacagaagttcagtttgtcagagctcattcatgaatgtatcccagaaactgagtccatcagcctggaggctctgaattacatctttacacatctacagtcatcaggaaacagcaactatgacaagagcagcttcaaacttctgtttgtgtttgatggactggacgagagtcgcctccaactggactgtagcaccagtgagaaggagacgggtcaacgtgacgtcacagagtccacctcagtggatgagctgctgacaaacctcatcagaggaaaagtactacgctctgctcgcatctggatcaccacacgacctgcagcagccaatcagattcatggagactttgttgaggtggtgacggaggtcagagggttcactgacccacagaaggaggagtacttcaggaagagattcacagatgaggagcagagcaacacaatcatgtcccacatcaagacggcacgaagcctccacatcatgtgccacatcccagtcttctgctggatcactgctacggttctggaggatctgctggaaaccagagagggaggagagctgcccaagaccctgacggagatgtacgcagagttcctggggtttcagatggatcagactaaagacaagtacggaccagaacagagcagcaactacatcaagtcattggctaaactggcttttaagcagctgcaaaagggaaacttgatcttctatgaggaagatctgaaagagagcggcattgatgtcagtggagcctcagtgtgttcaggagtgttcacagagatctttaaacaggagcgagggaggaaagccaaggacaagatgttcagctttgttcatctgagcgttcaggagtttctggctgctgttcacatgatgctctgttacaccaacgggaagatggaggaactggaggagtttctgaGGAAAGATTGGGATGAAGATGATCACGATGAtcatgatggtgatgatgatgattcatctctggatgttgtcctgagaagaaacatgtttaaatccctctacagtccaagtggccacctggacctgtttgttcgcttccttcatggcctctgtctggagtccaaccagagaatcttaggaggtttgctgggtcacacagagatcggtccagaaaccatccagacaatTATcaacaagctgaagaaggtgaacagtgatagaatctctccagacagaagcatcaacatcttccactgtctgatggagatgaacgatcactcagtccatcagcagatccaagagttcctgaagtccgagaacagatcagagaaggaactctccttgatccagtgttcagctctggcctacatgctgcagatgtcagaggaggttctggatgagttggacctgaaccagtacaaaacatcagaggagggacgacagagactgatcccagctgtgaggaactgcagaaaggctca actttctggctgtggactcacagagactcactgtgaagttgtggcctcagctctgaagtccaacccgtcacatgtgacacatctggacctgagtaacaacgacctgcagcactcagtgaaggttctgtgtgctggactgaagagtcttcactgtcgactggagactctgag actgagtgtgtgtgacctgtcagagagaagctgtgaagcgctgtactcagttctcagctctcagtcctctagtctgagagaactggacctgagtaacaacgacctgcaggattcaggagtgaagctactgtctgttGGACtaaagagtcctcactgtcgactggagactctcag gctgtcaggctgtctgctctcagaggaagcttgtgtctctctggcctcagctctgagctccaacccctcccatctgagagagctggacctgagctacaatcatccaggagactcaggagtggagctgctctctgctggagtcaaggatccacactggagacttgacactctcag ggtggagcctggtggagtccgatggttgacaccaggtctgagcaagt atttctgtcaactcaccatcgacacaaacacagtgaacaggaaactacagctgtctgacaacaacaggaaggtgacatgtGTGTGGGAgtatcagtcatatcctgatcatccagacagatttgatcgttgtcctcagctgctttgtagtaatggtctgactggtcgctgttactgggaggttgagtggagaggaggaggtcatatatcagtgagttacagaggaatcagaaggaaaggaaacagttatgactgttggtttggatttaatgatcagtcctggagtctgttcTGCTGTGATAAGGGTTACTGTGTCAATCACAATAACATAAGAACATCCAtatcctcctctgtgtctgaacgagtatcagtgtatgtggactgtcctgctggttctctgtccttctacagagtctcctctgacaaactgatccaccttcacaccttcaacaccacattcactgaacctctttatcctgggtttgggttcttgtatcctggttcctcagtgtctctgtgtgagctCTGA